In a single window of the Acetivibrio clariflavus DSM 19732 genome:
- a CDS encoding DUF4865 family protein, with amino-acid sequence MIGMQYRINLPSDYDMQIIRDRVKNNGNKTDGFKGLLFKCYLIQEKNVDSFENIYSPLYIWNDSNGMNQFLFGGFYDNIIKSFGWQKINIGVPLLIDLKDDFKDAKFVIELSNEINPQMSLAAFPESILKSQKEDTGCVGRVCIYNPDKWKYSQFYFYLDRPEGLSKNNVYQILHISRG; translated from the coding sequence ATGATTGGGATGCAGTACAGAATTAATTTACCAAGCGATTATGATATGCAGATAATCAGAGACAGAGTAAAGAATAATGGGAATAAGACCGATGGCTTTAAAGGATTACTTTTTAAATGTTACTTAATTCAAGAAAAGAATGTAGATAGTTTTGAAAATATATATTCTCCGCTTTATATCTGGAATGATAGTAATGGAATGAATCAATTTTTGTTTGGAGGCTTTTATGATAATATCATAAAGTCTTTCGGATGGCAGAAGATAAATATTGGGGTACCTCTTTTAATAGACCTGAAAGATGATTTTAAAGATGCTAAATTTGTTATAGAATTAAGCAATGAAATTAATCCACAGATGTCTTTAGCAGCTTTTCCGGAGAGTATTTTAAAATCACAGAAAGAAGATACAGGGTGTGTTGGAAGGGTATGCATTTATAACCCGGATAAATGGAAGTACAGTCAGTTCTACTTCTATTTAGATAGACCGGAAGGTTTAAGTAAAAATAATGTATACCAGATCTTGCATATATCCAGAGGATAA
- a CDS encoding uroporphyrinogen decarboxylase family protein: MKQNMKNWLKELHDADVKKAMPVLSFPSITLMGISVIDLISDSEKQAMGMKLIADRCPTSASLSMMDLSVEAEAFGSQIKVSEGEVPTVVGKIISSMEDAIALKVPEVGAGRTGLYIKAIEKALTLITDRPVFAGTIGPFSLAGRLMDMTEIMVNCQEEPEMVHETLRKTTEFITKYIMAYKEIGANGVVIAEPAAGLLSPRLIDEFSSKYVKEIVDAVQDENFIVIYHNCGNTIPLINSIMSIGAAGYHFGNAIKMAEMLKLVPSDTMVFGNVDPACQFRNGTPESVREATLSIMKDCCQHKNFVISSGCDIPPLSSWDNIDAFFNAIDEFYNTK, encoded by the coding sequence ATGAAACAAAACATGAAAAATTGGCTTAAGGAATTACATGATGCCGATGTAAAAAAAGCTATGCCAGTATTATCTTTCCCTTCGATTACTTTGATGGGAATAAGTGTTATCGACCTTATATCAGACAGTGAAAAACAGGCAATGGGTATGAAACTAATTGCAGACCGCTGTCCAACTTCAGCTTCATTGAGCATGATGGATCTATCAGTTGAAGCTGAAGCCTTTGGCTCTCAAATTAAAGTTTCCGAAGGAGAAGTGCCTACAGTTGTAGGAAAAATAATTTCAAGCATGGAAGATGCAATAGCTCTTAAAGTTCCTGAAGTTGGAGCAGGCCGCACCGGTTTGTATATCAAAGCTATTGAAAAAGCTTTAACTCTTATAACAGACCGTCCGGTATTTGCAGGTACAATTGGACCTTTCTCCCTTGCAGGAAGATTGATGGACATGACAGAAATTATGGTTAACTGTCAGGAAGAACCCGAAATGGTTCATGAAACTCTAAGAAAAACTACTGAATTTATTACTAAATATATTATGGCATATAAAGAAATCGGAGCCAACGGTGTTGTTATTGCTGAACCTGCTGCAGGACTTCTTTCACCAAGACTTATTGATGAGTTTTCATCAAAATATGTTAAGGAAATTGTAGATGCTGTTCAGGACGAAAACTTTATCGTGATCTATCACAACTGTGGTAATACCATTCCATTGATTAACTCAATTATGTCCATTGGAGCAGCTGGTTACCACTTTGGAAATGCTATAAAAATGGCTGAAATGCTGAAACTTGTTCCATCGGACACTATGGTCTTTGGAAATGTTGACCCGGCATGCCAGTTCAGAAACGGTACACCTGAATCTGTAAGAGAAGCCACCTTAAGTATCATGAAGGATTGCTGCCAGCATAAAAACTTTGTTATTTCATCCGGCTGCGATATCCCCCCTCTTTCCAGCTGGGATAACATAGATGCATTCTTCAATGCAATTGACGAATTCTATAACACTAAATAA
- a CDS encoding cobalamin B12-binding domain-containing protein: protein MSILNEISENLQMGKAKVVKELVNQAIAEGYSAEAILKDGLLLGMGIIGEKFKKDEVYVPDVLIAARAMNAGTEILKPLLASSGVKAAGKVVLGTVAGDLHDIGKNLVRMMMEGKGLEVIDLGVDVPAQKFIDVAVQENAQIIACSALLTTTMGEIENVVKAAVDSGVRDKVTIMIGGAPVTQSFCEKVGADIYTPDAASAADAAAKVCASK from the coding sequence ATGAGTATTTTAAATGAAATTTCCGAAAATCTTCAAATGGGTAAAGCAAAAGTTGTAAAAGAACTGGTTAATCAAGCTATAGCTGAAGGTTACAGCGCAGAAGCGATTTTAAAAGACGGACTTTTGTTAGGTATGGGCATAATCGGTGAAAAGTTCAAAAAAGATGAAGTTTACGTACCGGATGTGCTTATCGCTGCCAGAGCAATGAACGCAGGAACTGAAATACTTAAGCCATTGCTTGCTTCAAGCGGTGTTAAGGCAGCAGGCAAGGTTGTTCTCGGAACAGTTGCCGGTGACCTGCATGATATCGGGAAGAATCTTGTAAGAATGATGATGGAAGGAAAAGGCTTAGAGGTTATAGATTTAGGTGTTGATGTTCCGGCACAGAAATTTATTGATGTAGCAGTTCAGGAAAATGCACAGATAATAGCTTGTTCCGCTCTTTTAACCACTACTATGGGCGAAATTGAAAATGTAGTAAAAGCAGCTGTTGACTCCGGTGTTCGTGACAAAGTAACCATTATGATTGGTGGCGCGCCTGTAACACAGAGTTTCTGTGAAAAAGTTGGAGCAGACATTTACACTCCTGATGCAGCATCAGCCGCTGATGCTGCTGCAAAAGTTTGCGCTTCAAAATAA
- a CDS encoding PocR ligand-binding domain-containing protein has product MNIQLRDTNEITFDLDKAIKSLKAYSQSTGIESFIIDSKGQCIHSFGKNTELCNLCQKLRDNTNKDSQCASVHLYGSYQAERFGGKYIFFCPMGFVHWAAPITVDDTLFGAFIGGPVLMLDPDEFMLNDIIKENGLNDEQVRELNEYIGKVPVIEPERVNNLAELLAIVAGNISKGNSLSYEQKGEAQEIQSDISEWIHYMKAIEQQESEYSTYPLEKEKLLLSKIALGDKQESQKILNEILGYVFFSSGNDFEVIRARTLELIVLLSRAAVEGGANVEEIFGLNYKYLSEIYQYKTVEDLTFWLSKIMARFTDCVFNLADIRHKDTIYKALDYIKRNYANPITLEEVANHVFLNPSYFSKIFKNEMKCTFVAYVNKVRINASKNLLLNNNIPLSDIIALVGFDDQSYFTKVFKKEVGITPGKFRATRGRG; this is encoded by the coding sequence ATGAACATTCAATTGAGAGATACCAATGAAATCACTTTTGATTTGGATAAAGCAATAAAAAGTTTAAAAGCATACAGTCAGTCCACTGGAATAGAAAGTTTTATCATAGACTCCAAAGGTCAGTGCATCCATAGTTTCGGTAAAAACACAGAATTGTGCAATTTGTGTCAGAAACTCCGCGATAACACAAATAAAGATTCCCAGTGTGCCAGTGTCCACCTTTATGGAAGTTATCAGGCAGAAAGGTTTGGAGGGAAGTATATATTTTTCTGTCCGATGGGATTTGTGCATTGGGCGGCTCCTATTACAGTTGACGACACTTTGTTTGGTGCTTTCATCGGTGGACCCGTTCTGATGCTTGATCCGGATGAATTTATGCTTAATGATATAATCAAGGAAAACGGTTTGAATGATGAGCAGGTTCGTGAACTTAATGAGTATATCGGCAAAGTTCCGGTAATAGAGCCTGAAAGGGTAAACAATTTAGCCGAGCTTTTGGCAATTGTCGCAGGCAATATCTCTAAAGGCAATAGTTTAAGCTATGAACAAAAAGGTGAGGCTCAGGAAATTCAGTCGGATATCTCCGAGTGGATACACTATATGAAAGCTATAGAACAGCAGGAAAGCGAATATTCGACCTATCCTCTGGAAAAAGAAAAGCTGTTGCTCTCAAAAATTGCACTGGGCGATAAGCAGGAATCCCAAAAAATATTGAATGAGATACTTGGATATGTGTTCTTTTCTTCCGGCAATGATTTTGAGGTAATAAGGGCAAGAACTCTTGAACTTATAGTATTGCTTTCAAGGGCGGCTGTGGAAGGCGGCGCAAATGTAGAAGAGATATTCGGTTTGAATTACAAATATCTCTCGGAAATTTATCAATATAAAACTGTTGAAGACCTAACTTTTTGGCTTTCCAAAATAATGGCCAGATTTACCGACTGCGTTTTCAATCTGGCTGATATTAGGCACAAAGATACTATTTACAAAGCTTTGGATTACATTAAAAGGAATTATGCCAATCCAATAACTCTTGAAGAGGTGGCAAATCACGTTTTTTTGAATCCATCGTACTTTAGCAAAATTTTTAAGAACGAAATGAAATGCACCTTTGTTGCCTATGTGAATAAAGTTCGAATAAATGCAAGTAAAAACCTTTTACTCAATAACAATATTCCGCTGTCAGACATAATAGCCCTGGTTGGATTTGATGATCAGAGTTATTTTACAAAGGTGTTCAAAAAGGAGGTTGGTATAACGCCAGGTAAATTTAGAGCGACAAGAGGCAGGGGATAA
- a CDS encoding CobW family GTP-binding protein: protein MIKVNVISGFLGAGKTTLIRHLAAALAENNERVVILENEFGKVGIDGKLLGHEGLSVIEISSGCICCTLKHDFMTALLSIAEDFRPDRILIEPSGIFVLSEMYDIFNNPQINSKLNLCSAFTVIDCINFLKQREHYGYFFENQIRYADKLILSKIKGISKDTLIKIMEELQGINPGVEIFSGEWSNMDNKDFLSLLHVQKHASALEKVQLNNAGSSHHTHGDHNFTAFGLVPQFNCSKAKLSEKLATLAKGTFGTLIRAKGHVNSEKGILEFNYVDGIYEIKEITHNIEPSVCFIGEDLDKAGISMLFEE, encoded by the coding sequence ATGATTAAAGTAAATGTAATTTCTGGATTCCTTGGTGCAGGAAAAACAACACTCATCAGACATTTAGCTGCTGCATTGGCGGAAAATAACGAAAGAGTAGTAATTTTAGAAAATGAATTCGGCAAAGTGGGTATAGACGGTAAATTACTCGGGCACGAAGGGTTATCTGTTATTGAAATATCCAGCGGTTGTATCTGCTGTACTCTAAAACACGACTTTATGACTGCGCTTTTAAGTATTGCGGAGGACTTTCGTCCTGACAGAATTCTTATAGAACCTTCAGGAATATTCGTGTTAAGTGAAATGTACGATATATTCAATAATCCGCAAATTAATTCCAAATTAAACTTATGCTCGGCCTTTACAGTTATTGATTGCATTAATTTTCTTAAGCAAAGAGAGCACTATGGCTATTTTTTCGAAAACCAGATAAGATATGCCGATAAACTCATACTAAGTAAAATAAAGGGCATTTCTAAAGATACATTGATTAAAATAATGGAAGAATTGCAAGGCATTAACCCTGGCGTTGAGATATTTTCCGGAGAATGGTCAAATATGGACAACAAAGACTTTTTAAGCCTTTTACATGTTCAAAAACATGCTTCTGCCCTGGAAAAAGTACAATTAAATAATGCGGGTTCTTCTCATCATACACATGGCGATCATAATTTTACGGCATTTGGTTTGGTTCCACAATTCAATTGTTCCAAGGCAAAACTAAGCGAAAAGTTAGCCACCCTTGCAAAAGGTACCTTTGGTACATTAATTAGGGCAAAAGGCCATGTAAACAGCGAAAAAGGTATACTGGAATTCAACTATGTTGACGGAATTTATGAAATAAAGGAAATTACCCACAATATTGAGCCTTCAGTATGTTTTATCGGTGAAGACCTGGATAAGGCGGGTATATCAATGTTGTTTGAGGAATAA
- a CDS encoding methanol--corrinoid methyltransferase — MKFNQLAYDNVNDFVYGVSKKPVVCKNGLVIGGGTIYPELNFTLPTMIITKDSMPDVIKEYKAIIEDALKRAKELYVPGLVVEIELLPPTTYNPEWGVEITKAVREIMYDYEAKHGLKSVMRITPVDIREDKKSPHMWHGSHWDAIMETFEGCAKAGADLLSIESIGGKDMHDEAMMFCEIDKSLFSLGVLGSMDMSRLWKEIKAIADRTGTIAAGDSACGFANTVMVLADRGFVPKIFSAVVRVISSVRSLVAIEEGAFGPHKDCGYEGVYIKAITGTPISMEGKSSACAHLSPVGNIAACVADLWSNESVQNIKLLGGMAPTVSLEQLAYDCRLMNTAAASGKESALLLRDWLCDSDSKFDPQAYVLRPDVVIEISKEIIKKDTPFERSKVAALKAIDVLEKAVADNKVQVSERELQYLPSMKRQIEAIPEDVEEFISEMIERDESGKLDPQKYDLKI, encoded by the coding sequence ATGAAATTCAACCAATTAGCTTACGATAATGTTAACGATTTTGTTTACGGTGTATCTAAGAAGCCTGTTGTATGTAAAAACGGATTGGTAATCGGCGGCGGAACTATTTATCCCGAATTGAACTTTACTCTTCCGACCATGATTATCACAAAAGACAGCATGCCTGATGTCATTAAAGAATATAAAGCTATTATTGAAGATGCTTTAAAGAGAGCTAAAGAATTGTATGTCCCGGGACTTGTAGTTGAAATTGAACTCCTTCCTCCAACCACCTACAATCCTGAATGGGGAGTTGAAATAACCAAAGCTGTCAGAGAAATCATGTACGATTATGAGGCAAAGCATGGATTAAAGAGTGTCATGAGAATTACACCAGTGGATATCAGAGAAGATAAAAAATCTCCACATATGTGGCACGGAAGCCATTGGGATGCCATAATGGAAACTTTTGAAGGCTGTGCCAAAGCAGGTGCAGACTTGCTTTCCATCGAATCTATCGGTGGCAAGGACATGCACGATGAGGCAATGATGTTCTGCGAAATAGATAAATCCTTATTCTCCCTTGGTGTTCTCGGCTCAATGGATATGTCCAGGCTTTGGAAAGAAATAAAAGCAATTGCCGACAGAACCGGAACGATCGCAGCCGGTGACTCCGCTTGCGGATTTGCAAACACTGTAATGGTACTTGCCGACAGAGGTTTTGTTCCAAAAATCTTCTCAGCTGTTGTTAGGGTAATTTCATCGGTAAGAAGCCTGGTTGCCATTGAAGAAGGTGCTTTTGGACCCCACAAAGACTGTGGATATGAAGGAGTGTATATAAAAGCCATAACAGGTACTCCAATATCCATGGAGGGTAAATCCAGTGCATGTGCACATCTAAGCCCAGTGGGAAATATAGCAGCCTGTGTTGCTGACCTTTGGAGTAACGAATCGGTCCAGAACATAAAACTCTTAGGCGGAATGGCTCCAACCGTATCCCTTGAACAATTGGCATACGACTGCAGACTAATGAATACAGCAGCAGCTTCCGGTAAAGAAAGCGCTTTATTGCTCAGAGACTGGTTGTGTGATTCTGACAGCAAGTTTGACCCACAGGCCTATGTTTTAAGACCCGATGTAGTAATCGAAATATCCAAAGAAATAATCAAAAAAGATACTCCTTTTGAACGTTCCAAAGTTGCGGCACTGAAAGCCATCGATGTTTTAGAGAAAGCTGTTGCAGATAACAAAGTGCAAGTCAGTGAGAGAGAACTCCAATACCTGCCTTCAATGAAGAGACAAATCGAAGCTATCCCGGAAGACGTGGAAGAATTTATATCAGAAATGATAGAAAGAGACGAATCCGGTAAACTGGACCCTCAAAAATATGACCTTAAAATCTAA
- a CDS encoding DUF1638 domain-containing protein, whose translation MLKLKVIACDVLNREISFLASQSKNYIDVTYLNQGLHNTPDKLREILQAEIDKVKFPYNYYNTCPDYDYIILAYGLCSNGIVGIKSRNVPLVIPRAHDCITLLLGSKEKYKTIFEKNPGTYWFSSGWIERAWQPSELKYKVLLEEYTQKYGEENAEFLMEMEQSWMKEYKNAAFIAWDCLKNNEYYADFTKKSAEFFNWDYLEIKGSCSLLQNILNGEFKDNEVLIVPPGSTVGASYDDEIIKYT comes from the coding sequence ATGCTGAAGCTTAAGGTAATAGCATGCGATGTACTAAATAGGGAGATATCTTTTCTGGCCAGTCAATCAAAAAATTATATTGATGTAACCTATTTAAACCAAGGTTTGCACAATACGCCGGACAAGCTTAGAGAGATCCTTCAGGCGGAAATAGACAAAGTTAAATTTCCTTATAATTATTATAATACTTGCCCGGACTATGATTATATTATTCTGGCCTATGGTTTGTGCAGCAATGGTATTGTGGGAATTAAAAGCAGAAATGTTCCTTTGGTAATACCTAGGGCACATGACTGTATAACGCTGCTTTTAGGTTCAAAGGAAAAATATAAGACCATTTTTGAAAAAAATCCGGGAACTTATTGGTTTTCCAGCGGCTGGATAGAGCGTGCCTGGCAACCGAGCGAACTTAAATATAAAGTTCTTTTGGAAGAGTATACACAGAAGTACGGAGAGGAAAATGCTGAGTTCCTTATGGAAATGGAACAAAGCTGGATGAAAGAGTATAAAAATGCAGCATTTATTGCCTGGGACTGCTTAAAAAACAATGAATATTATGCGGATTTTACGAAGAAATCTGCGGAATTTTTTAACTGGGATTATCTTGAGATTAAAGGAAGCTGTTCGCTGTTGCAAAATATATTAAATGGTGAATTTAAAGACAATGAGGTGCTGATAGTTCCTCCGGGTTCAACGGTAGGTGCTTCCTATGATGATGAAATAATAAAGTATACTTAA
- the cobT gene encoding nicotinate-nucleotide--dimethylbenzimidazole phosphoribosyltransferase, translated as MLDDLLGKIGPLDKASMEAAQTRLDSLTKPLGSLGKLEEIVVKLSGINGCSTPRADNKAVVIMCADNGVVEEGVSSCPKSVTASVTNNFTRGITGINVFTRLTGARTVIVDIGVDADLEYSVILNRKIRKGTWNMAKGPAMTRDEAIVGIQTGIDIIRDLKAEGVNLLGTGEMGIGNTSTSSAISAVLTGSPVEDVVGIGSGLSKMAFQNKIEVIKRAIDVNKPNPDDPIDVLAKVGGFDIAGLTGCFLGAAIYRIPIVIDGFISAVAALLAVRIHPGVRDYMLPSHGSAEPGSKAVMKALNMEPMLNLNMRLGEGTGAALGFQLIDAAIAAYTQMGTFDDANIEQYVPQE; from the coding sequence ATGCTGGATGATTTGCTTGGCAAAATAGGTCCGCTTGACAAAGCTTCAATGGAGGCTGCCCAGACTCGATTGGACAGTTTGACAAAACCTCTTGGGAGTCTCGGTAAATTGGAGGAAATAGTGGTTAAACTTTCGGGGATTAATGGATGCTCAACTCCAAGAGCAGATAACAAGGCAGTGGTTATAATGTGTGCCGACAATGGCGTGGTTGAAGAGGGAGTAAGTTCATGCCCTAAAAGTGTAACTGCTTCAGTAACAAATAACTTTACCCGCGGAATAACCGGAATAAATGTATTTACCCGTCTTACAGGTGCAAGAACAGTAATAGTGGATATTGGAGTAGATGCTGATTTGGAGTATTCGGTAATATTAAACAGAAAAATCAGAAAAGGTACATGGAATATGGCAAAAGGTCCGGCCATGACCAGGGATGAGGCAATTGTCGGTATTCAGACAGGCATTGATATAATCAGGGACTTAAAAGCTGAGGGAGTAAATCTTTTGGGAACCGGTGAAATGGGAATTGGAAATACTTCGACAAGCAGCGCGATATCGGCTGTTTTAACCGGTTCGCCTGTTGAGGATGTTGTTGGAATAGGCTCGGGTTTGTCGAAGATGGCATTTCAAAATAAAATTGAGGTAATTAAGAGGGCGATAGATGTAAACAAACCCAATCCCGATGACCCTATTGATGTGCTGGCTAAAGTTGGAGGTTTTGATATTGCAGGGCTTACAGGCTGCTTTTTGGGTGCTGCCATTTACAGGATACCTATTGTTATTGATGGCTTTATTTCTGCAGTTGCAGCGCTGCTTGCAGTACGTATACATCCTGGAGTGCGGGATTATATGCTGCCTTCCCATGGTTCTGCCGAACCGGGTTCTAAAGCTGTTATGAAGGCGCTTAATATGGAACCTATGCTGAACTTAAATATGAGACTGGGAGAAGGAACAGGTGCTGCACTGGGTTTCCAGCTTATTGATGCAGCAATTGCTGCTTATACTCAAATGGGGACTTTTGATGATGCCAATATAGAGCAGTATGTACCGCAGGAATAG
- a CDS encoding ASKHA domain-containing protein — protein sequence MPNVIVKTGNKILEINAQQGQNLLELLRKADIDISTPCNGNGTCGKCKVRILSGHLPNPSQNEIKVLGFNAIESGYRLSCCYAVRSDVEILLESDSLQAQIVTEGRQRSFELDPVVTKENIVLEKPSLSSQISDFERVLGSCSMLEVNTPSLQLIRNIPELIRQKDYNISLIKTGTRLLGVEAGDTTESLYGVAVDIGTTTIAAYLIDLTDGERLCVYSGLNPQKKFGADVISRIKHTIDSETGLEELNNLIINEINSCIGAMCEEANISRSDIYAITLVGNTTMTHFLLKVPAKNIAAAPFIPAVTSMVKINAKELGVDINPYGLAFVLPAVSAYIGADTVGAVLSTGMYEQEDISLLIDIGTNGEIVLGNREVLYACSSAAGPAFEGANIRNGIGSIKGAINSISLKSGVSYTTIGGAEPVGICGTGIVDGIAQLLEMGIVDETGRLDDEWEPATPEQASLAKNITVVDNMNAFLICGDIAITQKDIRELQNAKGAIAAGINVLVKQSGINFSDIKNVYLAGGFGTYINVDSALKIGLIPFQLRGKIQPVGNAAGQGAIEGLLSVKRLSDAEIISKKIKYIELSSSKDFNDFYMNCMMFE from the coding sequence ATGCCAAACGTTATAGTGAAAACCGGTAATAAAATACTTGAAATTAATGCACAACAGGGTCAAAATTTGTTAGAACTTCTTAGGAAAGCTGATATAGATATAAGCACACCGTGCAACGGAAATGGTACTTGCGGAAAATGTAAAGTCAGAATATTATCGGGACATCTGCCTAATCCTTCACAAAATGAGATTAAAGTGCTTGGATTTAATGCAATTGAATCCGGTTACCGATTGTCATGCTGCTATGCTGTCCGGTCGGATGTGGAGATATTGCTTGAAAGTGACAGTTTGCAAGCTCAAATTGTAACAGAAGGAAGACAGAGGTCTTTCGAGTTAGACCCAGTTGTTACAAAGGAAAATATTGTGTTGGAAAAGCCCAGTTTGTCAAGTCAGATTTCGGATTTTGAGAGAGTATTAGGGTCTTGTTCTATGCTGGAGGTAAATACGCCGAGTTTGCAGCTGATTAGGAATATACCTGAGCTGATAAGGCAAAAAGATTATAATATATCATTGATAAAAACAGGAACTCGGCTTTTGGGGGTTGAAGCAGGAGATACTACCGAGTCTTTGTATGGTGTGGCCGTTGACATAGGAACAACAACGATAGCTGCATACCTTATTGATTTGACTGATGGAGAAAGGCTTTGTGTGTATTCCGGCCTTAATCCGCAAAAGAAATTTGGGGCTGACGTTATTTCCAGAATTAAGCATACCATAGATTCAGAAACAGGGCTTGAGGAACTTAACAATTTAATAATTAATGAGATAAATAGTTGCATTGGAGCAATGTGTGAAGAAGCGAACATTTCCAGGTCGGATATATATGCAATAACCTTGGTGGGCAATACTACCATGACACATTTTTTGCTGAAAGTACCGGCAAAGAATATTGCAGCAGCTCCATTTATCCCGGCTGTAACCTCAATGGTTAAAATTAACGCGAAAGAACTTGGCGTTGACATAAATCCCTACGGGCTTGCTTTTGTACTGCCGGCTGTGTCGGCATATATAGGAGCAGATACAGTGGGCGCAGTACTATCTACCGGAATGTATGAGCAGGAAGATATATCTCTGCTGATTGATATAGGAACTAATGGCGAAATTGTATTGGGAAACAGGGAGGTATTATATGCTTGCTCCTCAGCAGCCGGGCCGGCTTTTGAAGGTGCCAATATAAGAAACGGAATAGGCAGCATAAAAGGAGCAATTAACAGTATTTCTTTGAAATCGGGTGTTAGCTATACAACTATAGGCGGTGCAGAGCCTGTAGGAATTTGTGGAACAGGCATTGTGGACGGTATTGCTCAACTTCTTGAGATGGGAATAGTTGATGAGACAGGCAGACTCGACGATGAATGGGAACCTGCTACGCCTGAACAGGCGTCTTTGGCCAAAAATATTACTGTGGTGGATAATATGAATGCATTTTTAATATGCGGAGATATTGCAATTACACAAAAGGATATTCGTGAGTTGCAAAATGCCAAAGGTGCTATCGCAGCAGGCATTAATGTTCTTGTAAAACAGTCGGGCATAAATTTCTCGGATATAAAAAATGTATATCTGGCCGGCGGATTTGGCACATATATCAATGTGGACAGTGCTCTTAAGATAGGTTTAATTCCTTTCCAGCTGCGAGGTAAAATACAGCCGGTAGGGAATGCCGCCGGACAGGGAGCTATTGAAGGTCTTTTGTCGGTAAAACGTTTATCCGATGCTGAAATAATAAGTAAAAAGATTAAATACATTGAATTGTCAAGCTCAAAGGATTTTAACGACTTTTACATGAACTGTATGATGTTTGAGTAG
- a CDS encoding LacI family DNA-binding transcriptional regulator, with translation MRATIKDVAAAAGVSTTAVSLVLNGKSGKISEKTRKQILDAVEKLNYRPNHIATSMVTKTTQTIGLVLPDISNIYFAELSKLIEQACYSYGYNVLYGSTHDMARRDIDYINIFLDRNVDAIIVILSNSIDDHVNDIQKIISTTDTPFIVVDRMLDINVGTTIVVDHKLGGYLATKHLINLGHRSIGCITGPKNVYSSIERLNGYMEALTEANIPIQENLIYEGNFHRESGMEALPYLLGRGVTAIFAFNDMMALGVYKQASYYNLSIPDNLSLVGYDDIFVSDFITPPLTSVEQPVKKLADEAVKQVMKAIKNKPKKQNKELLVFDPVLKVRGSTKPLISK, from the coding sequence TTGCGTGCAACTATTAAAGATGTAGCAGCTGCAGCCGGAGTATCAACAACAGCGGTCTCCCTTGTATTAAACGGAAAATCCGGTAAGATTTCCGAAAAAACAAGGAAACAAATACTTGATGCTGTTGAAAAACTGAATTACAGGCCTAATCATATTGCAACAAGTATGGTTACAAAAACTACACAGACCATTGGATTGGTTCTTCCGGATATAAGCAACATCTATTTTGCCGAACTTTCCAAGTTAATTGAACAGGCCTGTTATTCCTACGGTTATAATGTACTCTATGGCAGCACTCATGATATGGCACGCCGCGACATAGATTATATTAATATTTTTTTGGATCGAAATGTCGATGCGATTATAGTAATACTTTCCAACTCAATTGATGATCATGTAAATGATATTCAAAAAATCATTTCGACAACCGATACCCCATTTATTGTCGTGGATCGTATGCTGGATATCAATGTAGGAACAACAATTGTTGTAGATCACAAGTTAGGCGGATATTTAGCTACAAAACATCTAATCAATCTCGGTCATCGTTCTATTGGATGTATAACCGGTCCAAAAAACGTATACAGTTCCATAGAGCGTTTAAACGGATATATGGAAGCACTTACAGAAGCAAATATCCCAATACAGGAAAATCTCATTTATGAGGGTAACTTTCACAGAGAAAGCGGCATGGAAGCACTTCCCTATCTCCTTGGCAGAGGCGTGACTGCAATCTTTGCCTTTAACGATATGATGGCATTAGGAGTTTATAAGCAGGCCAGCTATTACAATCTCTCTATCCCGGATAATTTATCACTGGTTGGGTATGACGATATTTTTGTTTCAGACTTCATAACACCACCACTAACTTCTGTTGAGCAACCTGTAAAAAAACTGGCCGATGAAGCAGTAAAACAAGTTATGAAGGCCATAAAAAACAAACCCAAAAAACAAAATAAGGAACTACTGGTCTTTGACCCGGTGCTAAAAGTCCGAGGCAGTACAAAACCTTTAATTTCCAAATAG